One window of Centropristis striata isolate RG_2023a ecotype Rhode Island chromosome 21, C.striata_1.0, whole genome shotgun sequence genomic DNA carries:
- the LOC131959773 gene encoding olfactory receptor 6K3-like, with translation MADELNGTIITLAGYVEVNKYRYVYFFILFKIYLLIICCNLTIVYLIWKNTNLHEPMYIFIAALLLNCVLYSTSVYPKLLIDVLSEKQVISYSACLFQLYIFYTFCSTEFLLLTAMAYDRYVSIFKPLQYPTIMTKTTVSIFLSVACLLPACHVAVSVILIAKIKLCSSTLKAVFCNNAIFRIQCVTSKIINIYGVVVLLDLVVLPMLFIVFTYTKIFIITYRSCKEVRKKAAETCLPHLMVLTSFSILCAYDISIARVESNLPKSVRLIMMLQIVSYQPLFNPLIYGLKMKEISKHLKRLFLPATKK, from the coding sequence ATGGCTGATGAGTTAAATGGAACAATTATAACTCTTGCTGGGTATGTGGAAGTTAACAAATAcagatatgtttattttttcattttattcaaaatatatttgttaataATATGCTGTAATTTAACTATTGTGTACCTTATCTGGAAAAACACAAACCTCCATGAGCCTATGTACATTTTCATAGCAGCTTTGCTATTGAACTGTGTTCTTTACAGCACTAGTGTTTACCCAAAGCTTCTGATAGACGTTTTATCTGAAAAACAGGTCATATCATATTCAgcttgtctttttcagttatatattttttacactttctgcAGTACAGAGTTCTTACTATTGACAGCCATGGCCTATGACCGATATGTTTCTATATTCAAACCTCTTCAATATCCAACTATCATGACAAAAACCACTGTAAGTATTTTCCTGTCTGTTGCCTGTCTTCTGCCTGCTTGTCATGTTGCTGTCTCAGTAATACTCATTGCTAAAATTAAACTGTGTAGCTCTACTTTAAAagcagtattttgtaataatgcTATTTTCAGAATTCAGTGCGtaacatcaaaaataattaatatatatggTGTAGTGGTTTTATTAGATCTCGTAGTTCTGCCTATGCTCTTCATAGTTTTTACATACACAAAGATATTTATAATAACCTATCGAAGTTGTAAAGAAGTCAggaaaaaagcagcagagacCTGTTTACCCCACCTAATGGTTTTAACCAGTTTCTCTATTTTATGTGCATATGATATCAGTATCGCTCGAGTGGAATCTAATTTGCCTAAATCTGTACGTTTAATAATGATGCTACAAATTGTTTCGTATCAGCCTTTGTTTAATCCACTCATATACGGgctcaaaatgaaagaaatttcCAAACACCTCAAAAGGTTGTTCCTTCCAGCCACAAAGAAATGA